A genomic stretch from Cloacibacterium caeni includes:
- a CDS encoding energy transducer TonB — MKTKKLFSLFLFFTAFFNAQILDEFPKNQEFYKGGLQELYKDIHTIASEKKLSSCDKKEIYQAKLLLTKEAKIKFITDFDSVNINKNKCAYDFTLDVLRELKLSNKWIPAKIKDQNFDSIVRLFFVPNHLLDKYTENYIPEKLYIPITYKGGKKVMDKDIHDNFMSIFNDYHVNGNLFLEFVVDENGEIINPIVSPKIDNESFNKDIVRSINRTKGKWNPAILDGVPVKSRITIPLNFSTSFYEKY; from the coding sequence ATGAAAACAAAAAAACTATTTTCTCTTTTTTTATTTTTTACAGCCTTTTTTAATGCTCAAATTCTAGATGAGTTTCCAAAAAATCAAGAATTTTACAAAGGTGGATTACAAGAATTATACAAAGATATCCACACTATTGCTTCTGAGAAAAAACTTTCTTCTTGTGATAAAAAAGAAATTTATCAAGCGAAATTATTATTGACCAAGGAAGCCAAAATAAAATTTATCACCGATTTTGACTCTGTCAACATCAATAAAAATAAATGTGCGTACGATTTCACTTTAGATGTTTTGAGAGAACTGAAACTTAGTAACAAATGGATTCCTGCAAAAATAAAAGATCAAAATTTTGATTCAATTGTTAGATTATTTTTTGTTCCCAATCATTTACTGGATAAATACACAGAAAATTACATTCCTGAAAAACTTTATATTCCTATTACTTATAAAGGTGGCAAAAAAGTGATGGACAAGGATATTCATGATAATTTCATGTCTATTTTTAACGATTATCATGTTAATGGAAACCTTTTTTTAGAATTTGTAGTTGATGAAAATGGTGAAATTATCAACCCTATTGTTTCACCCAAAATAGATAATGAATCATTTAACAAAGATATTGTTCGCTCCATCAATAGAACAAAAGGAAAATGGAATCCTGCTATATTAGATGGCGTTCCTGTAAAATCTAGAATTACTATACCTCTAAATTTTTCAACATCTTTCTATGAAAAATACTAA